One window from the genome of Oligoflexia bacterium encodes:
- a CDS encoding TatD family hydrolase, which translates to MWIDAHTHLEMLEDKTDEVLTLAKASGVDRMITIGCHPNDFAKVCAISKAHYPIVAATLGVHPHDAKFYTEQIENEIRETAKEIFIIGVGEIGLDYFYNHSEQDIQRTVFNQQMTLANELKLPVQIHSRDAEDDTIEELNKWNGKVTGMMHCFSGTEKLARAALDVGFYISLSGVITFKNAHSLREIVKNVPLGRLLIETDAPFLAPVPMRGRKNTPAFVSHTAAKVAEIKGISLEELSAALLNNVKTLFPKWRFNLEA; encoded by the coding sequence ATGTGGATAGATGCACACACCCATCTTGAAATGCTTGAAGATAAAACTGATGAAGTTTTAACTTTAGCTAAAGCTTCGGGCGTTGATCGCATGATCACTATTGGTTGTCACCCCAATGACTTTGCTAAAGTTTGCGCCATATCAAAAGCTCATTATCCAATAGTCGCTGCTACATTAGGGGTACATCCCCATGATGCAAAATTTTACACTGAGCAAATTGAAAATGAAATTCGTGAAACTGCCAAAGAAATTTTTATTATAGGTGTAGGTGAAATAGGTTTAGATTATTTCTACAACCATTCTGAGCAAGATATTCAACGCACTGTTTTTAATCAGCAAATGACTCTGGCAAACGAACTAAAATTGCCAGTGCAAATTCATTCACGTGATGCCGAAGATGATACGATTGAAGAACTTAATAAGTGGAACGGCAAAGTTACAGGAATGATGCATTGTTTTTCAGGCACTGAAAAACTAGCGCGTGCAGCACTTGACGTAGGGTTTTATATTAGCCTAAGTGGAGTTATCACTTTTAAAAATGCTCATAGTTTGCGTGAAATAGTAAAGAACGTGCCACTGGGTCGCCTACTTATTGAAACAGACGCGCCGTTTTTAGCACCAGTACCTATGCGTGGAAGAAAAAACACCCCTGCATTTGTGAGTCATACTGCCGCAAAAGTAGCTGAGATAAAGGGAATTTCACTTGAAGAATTAAGTGCAGCACTTTTAAATAATGTAAAAACACTATTTCCAAAGTGGCGATTTAACCTTGAGGCCTAA
- a CDS encoding polyprenol monophosphomannose synthase, producing MKKLIVIPTYNERDNIVELMKVIFLITPDSHVLVVDDGSPDGTAALVEEFALKDKRVFLLKRSGKMGLGKAYVAGFRWALENNYDFIIEMDADWSHPPRFLADMTRVALTTDFVIGSRYVKGGGSVNWSFFRKLISKAGSLYARLILGVPICDFTGGFNGWHARVLKAVDLDSIGSDGYSFQIELKYRAVQLGFKFTEFPIMFEERREGQSKMSSAIVREAMWRVWSIRFNGRKQSTITIRPQG from the coding sequence TTGAAGAAGCTTATTGTTATACCAACATACAATGAACGCGATAACATTGTTGAACTCATGAAAGTGATTTTTTTGATCACTCCTGATTCTCATGTGCTTGTTGTTGATGATGGTAGCCCTGATGGTACAGCTGCACTAGTCGAAGAGTTTGCTCTAAAAGACAAACGCGTATTCTTACTAAAACGTTCTGGCAAAATGGGTTTAGGAAAAGCATATGTCGCTGGGTTTCGGTGGGCGCTTGAAAATAATTATGACTTTATTATTGAAATGGACGCTGATTGGAGCCATCCCCCGCGTTTTCTTGCAGATATGACAAGAGTTGCATTGACCACTGATTTTGTTATTGGATCTCGTTATGTAAAGGGTGGCGGCTCTGTTAATTGGAGTTTTTTTCGAAAGCTGATATCTAAAGCTGGAAGTCTTTATGCTCGTTTGATTTTGGGTGTACCGATTTGTGATTTTACTGGTGGTTTTAATGGTTGGCATGCTCGTGTTTTAAAGGCTGTTGATCTTGATAGCATTGGTTCGGATGGCTATAGTTTTCAAATCGAACTTAAATATCGTGCCGTTCAGTTGGGTTTTAAATTTACTGAATTCCCAATCATGTTTGAAGAAAGACGTGAGGGGCAAAGTAAAATGTCTTCAGCTATTGTTCGCGAAGCTATGTGGCGCGTTTGGTCAATTCGATTTAATGGACGAAAACAATCAACAATAACGATTAGGCCTCAAGGTTAA